One window from the genome of Canis lupus dingo isolate Sandy chromosome 15, ASM325472v2, whole genome shotgun sequence encodes:
- the FGA gene encoding fibrinogen alpha chain, translating to MFSAKILCLVLSVVGTVWTTNSKEGEFIAEGGGVRGPRIVERQQSACKETDWPFCSDEDWNYKCPSGCRMKGLIDEVNQDFTNRINKLKNSLFDYQKNNKDSSSLTTNIMELVRGDFATANNNDNTYSQVSEDLRSKIEILRRKVLEQVQHIHLLQKNVRDQLVDMKRLEVDIDIKIRSCQGSCSRALERRTDLKYYEDQQKQLEQVIAKDLLPPKDRQYLPLLKTSPAPNMLPGDYKSQLQEAPLEWKALMEMKQMKMTLERLDRDGNARGDTPSHGTGSVPESPRNPGSSTPGSAGTWNPGSTGPGSAGPWSSGSTRPGSTGPGSAGTWSTRPGSTGPGSAGTWSSGSTGPGSTGPGSTGTWSSGSTGPGNTGPGSTGTWSSGSTGPGNTGLGSTGTWSSGSTGPGNTGPGSTGTWSSGSSDSESFRPGSVGHGNTRPTNPEWGTFEEVSGSVTPGLKNEFHTGKLVTSKGEKELLIGNEKVTSGSTTTTRHACSKTVTKTVIGPDGRKEVTKEVVNSEDGSDCGDLSHTFAGSLDDLHARHPDLERFFGTSIVKTPPGILLPSRKEFEHKTHIMGSDSDIFTNIGTPEFPSSGKTSSHSKQFVTSSTTYNRGDSAFESKSYKGAGEAGTEAEREIFRGEYSIKRGHAKARPARDCDDVLQTHPSGAQSGIFNIKLPGSSKLFSVYCDQETSLGGWLLIQQRMDGSLNFNRTWQDYKRGFGSLDDKGEGEFWLGNEHLHLLTLRASVLRVELEDWAGNQAYAEYHLRVGSEAEGYALQVSSYEGTAGDALVEGSAEEGTEYTSHAGMQFSTYDRDADQWEENCAEVYGGGWWYNSCQAANLNGIYYPGGSYDPRNNSPYEIENGVVWVPFRGADYSLRAVRMKIRPLETR from the exons ACCACAAATTCCAAGGAAGGTGAATTTATAGCCGAAGGAGGAGGTGTACGTGGCCCAAGAATTGTGGAAAGACAGCAATCTGCCTGCAAGGAGACAGACTGGCCCTTCTGTTCCGATGAAGACTGG aACTACAAATGCCCTTCTGGCTGCAGGATGAAAGGGTTAATCGATGAAGTCAATCAAGATTTTACAAACAGAATAAATAAGCTCAAAAACTCACTCTTTGACTATCAGAAGAACAATAAGGACTCTAGTTCATTGACAACGAATATAATGGAACTTGTGAGAGGGGATTTTGCCACTGCCAACA ataatgaTAATACATATAGCCAAGTGTCAGAAGATCTGAGAAGCAAAATTGAGATCCTGAGGCGCAAAGTCCTAGAACAAGTACAACACATCCACCTTCTACAGAAAAATGTCAGGGATCAGCTGGTAGATATGAAACGACTAGAG GTGGACATTGATATTAAGATCCGATCTTGCCAAGGGTCATGCAGTAGGGCTTTAGAGCGTAGGACAGATCTAAAGTACTATGAAGATCAACAGAAGCAACTTGAACAAGTCATTGCCAAAGACTTACTTCCACCTAAAGACAGGCAATACTTACCACTGCTAAAAACGAGCCCAGCTCCAAATATGCTTCCTGGGGACTACAAGAGCCAGCTTCAGGAGGCCCCTCTGGAGTGGAAGGCACTCATGGAAATGAAGCAGATGAAAATGACTCTAGAGAGGCTTGATAGAGATGGGAATGCCCGAGGAGATACTCCATCTCATGGAACAGGATCAGTGCCTGAAAGCCCCAGGAACCCTGGGAGCTCCACCCCTGGAAGTGCTGGCACTTGGAACCCTGGCAGCACTGGACCTGGCAGTGCTGGTCCTTGGAGCTCTGGGAGCACCAGGCCTGGCAGCACTGGGCCTGGTAGTGCTGGTACTTGGAGCACCAGGCCTGGCAGCACTGGGCCTGGCAGTGCTGGTACTTGGAGCTCCGGGAGCACCGGGCCTGGCAGCACTGGACCAGGCAGTACCGGTACTTGGAGCTCCGGGAGCACCGGGCCTGGCAACACTGGACCAGGCAGTACCGGTACTTGGAGCTCCGGGAGCACCGGGCCTGGCAACACTGGACTGGGCAGTACTGGCACTTGGAGCTCCGGGAGCACCGGGCCTGGCAACACTGGACCGGGCAGTACTGGCACTTGGAGCTCTGGAAGTTCTGACTCCGAAAGCTTTAGGCCAGGTAGCGTAGGGCATGGGAACACCAGGCCTACCAACCCAGAGTGGGGGACATTTGAAGAGGTGTCAGGAAGTGTGACTCCAGGGTTAAAGAATGAGTTCCACACAGGTAAACTGGTCACTTctaaaggagagaaagagcttcTTATTGGTAATGAGAAGGTCACCTCTGGTAGCACAACCACCACTCGTCACGCATGCTCTAAAACTGTTACTAAGACCGTTATAGGTCCAGATGGTCGCAAAGAAGTGACAAAAGAAGTGGTAAACTCCGAAGATGGTTCTGATTGTGGTGACTTATCCCATACTTTTGCTGGCAGCCTAGATGATCTCCATGCTAGGCACCCTGATCTAGAGCGTTTCTTTGGCACCTCAATTGTCAAAACACCTCCAGGTATACTTTTACCCTCGCGTAAAGAGTTTGAACATAAGACCCACATTATGGGCTCAGATTCTGACATATTCACaaacatagggacacctgagttCCCTTCCAGTGGTAAAACTTCAAGTCACAGCAAACAATTTGTGACCAGTAGTACGACTTACAACAGAGGAGACTCCGCATTTGAAAGCAAGAGCTATAAAGGGGCAGGTGAGGCCGGAACGGAAGCAGAACGTGAAATCTTCAGAGGAGAATATAGCATCAAAAGAGGCCATGCTAAAGCTCGCCCTGCCAGAG actgtgATGATGTCCTCCAAACACATCCTTCAGGTGCCCAAAGTGGTATTTTCAATATCAAGCTACCGGGATCCAGTAAgcttttttctgtttattgtgATCAAGAGACCAGTCTGGGAGGATGGCTTTTGATCCAGCAGAGAATGGATGGATCACTGAATTTTAACCGGACCTGGCAAGACTACAAGAGAGGTTTCGGCAGCCTGGATGACAAGGGGGAAGGCGAGTTCTGGCTAGGCAATGAACACCTCCACTTACTAACCCTGAGGGCCTCTGTCCTTCGGGTTGAATTAGAGGACTGGGCTGGGAACCAGGCTTATGCGGAATATCACCTGAGGGTAGGCTCTGAGGCAGAGGGCTATGCCCTGCAGGTCTCCTCCTACGAGGGCACAGCAGGGGATGCTCTGGTGGAGGGTTCtgcagaggaaggaacagagtATACCTCTCACGCGGGCATGCAGTTCAGCACGTACGACAGGGATGCAGACCAGTGGGAAGAGAACTGTGCAGAAGTCTACGGAGGAGGCTGGTGGTACAACAGCTGCCAAGCGGCCAATCTCAATGGCATCTACTACCCTGGGGGCTCCTATGATCCAAGGAACAACAGTCCTTATGAGATTGAAAATGGAGTGGTCTGGGTCCCCTTCAGAGGTGCAGATTATTCCCTCAGGGCTGTTCGCATGAAAATCAGGCCCCTGGAGACCAGGTAG
- the FGB gene encoding fibrinogen beta chain: MVSWNFKNFKSMKNLLLLLLCVFIVKSQAHYYDDTDEEERIVSTVDARGHRPLDKKREEAPSLRPAPPPISGGGYRARPVKPVASQKKLERKAPDAGGCLHADPDLGVLCPTGCQLQDTLVKQERPIRKSIDELNNNVESVSQSSSSTFQYITLLKDMWKNRQKQIRDNENAINEYSSELEKHQLYIEETVTSNIPTNLRVLRAILENLRSKIQKLESDVSAQMEYCRTPCTVSCNIPVVSGKECEEIIRNGGETSEMYLIQPHSSITPYRVYCDMTTDSGGWTVIQNRQDGSVDFGRTWDPYKQGFGNIATSADGKKYCGLPGEYWLGNDKISQLTNMGPTELLIEMEDWKGDKVKALYGGFTMQNEANKYQLSVSKYKGTAGNALIEGASQLFGENQTMTIHNGMYFSTYDRDNDGWITTDPKKQCAREDGGGWWYNRCHAANPNGRYYWGGHYSWDMAKHGTDDGVVWMNWKGSWYSMKKMSMKIRPFFPRQ; this comes from the exons ATGGTTTCCTGgaacttcaaaaattttaaaagcatgaagAATCTATTACTGCTACTattgtgtgtttttattgttaagtCACAAGCTCACTATTATGACGATACg GATGAAGAAGAGAGAATTGTG tcCACTGTGGATGCCCGTGGTCATCGGCCCCTTGacaagaagagggaagaggctCCCAGCCTGAGACCTGCTCCCCCTCCCATCAGTGGAGGTGGCTATCGAGCTCGTCCAGTCAAACCAGTAGCCAGccaaaagaaattagaaagaaaagcCCCTGATGCTGGGGGCTGTCTTCATGCTGACCCAGATCTG GGAGTGTTGTGTCCTACAGGATGTCAGTTGCAAGATACTTTGGTAAAACAGGAAAGGCCAATCAGAAAAAGTATAGatgaattaaataataatgtgGAGTCTGTGTCCCAGTCCTCTTCTAGCACCTTTCAGTATATAACTCTGCTAAAAGACATGTGGAAAAACAGGCAGAAGCAAATAAGAG ataatgAAAATGCAATAAATGAGTATTCCTCAGAGCTGGAAAAGCACCAATTATATATAGAGGAGACTGTGACCAGCAATATTCCAACTAACCTTCGTGTGCTCCGGGCAATCCTGGAAAACTTGagaagcaaaatacaaaaattagaaTCTGATGTCTCAGCTCAGATGGAATACTGCCGCACTCCATGCACAGTCAGTTGCAATATTCCTGTGGTGTCTGGCAAAG AATGTGAGGAAATTATCAGAAATGGAGGTGAAACATCTGAAATGTATCTCATTCAGCCTCACAGTTCTATCACACCATACAGAGTATACTGTGATATGACCACAGACAGTGGAG GATGGACAGTGATTCAGAACCGTCAAGATGGTAGCGTTGACTTTGGCAGGACGTGGGATCCATATAAACAAGGATTTGGAAATATTGCAACCAGTGCCGATGGGAAAAAATACTGTGGTCTACCAG GTGAATATTGGCTTGGGAATGATAAAATTAGCCAGCTTACCAACATGGGACCCACGGAACTTCTGATTGAAATGGAGGACTGGAAAGGCGACAAGGTGAAGGCCCTCTATGGAGGATTCACTATGCAGAATGAGGCCAACAAATACCAACTCTCAGTGAGCAAATATAAGGGAACAGCTGGCAATGCCCTCATAGAAGGAGCTTCTCAACTGTTTGGAGAGAACCAAACCATGACCATCCACAACGGCATGTATTTCAGCACGTACGACAGAGACAATGATGGCTG GATAACTACAGATCCCAAAAAACAGTGTGCTAGAGAAGATGGTGGTGGATGGTGGTATAATAGATGTCATGCAGCCAATCCAAATGGCAGATACTACTGGGGTGGACATTACAGCTGGGACATGGCAAAACATGGCACAGATGATGGAGTGGTATGGATGAACTGGAAGGGGTCCTGGTATTCAATGAAGAAGATGTCTATGAAGATCAGACCCTTCTTCCCACGGCAATAA